In one window of Methanoculleus chikugoensis DNA:
- a CDS encoding DUF5804 family protein has protein sequence MNVLLIQSEGVDLYATLLKSETSRGVLRFYQPDRLEYGIRIRTASLGSALALVSELRWYIQRYVEEVLFEPGDGVFCSSGLARQIYERDVMPAEPWRYRCLYRISSDHMIDTIWMDEGTTPEAYADRTEPEDTVLEVWCAEEEYPAE, from the coding sequence ATGAACGTCCTCCTCATTCAGTCGGAGGGGGTTGACCTCTACGCCACCCTGCTCAAGTCCGAGACCAGCAGGGGCGTTCTTCGTTTTTATCAGCCTGACCGGCTGGAATACGGGATACGCATCAGAACGGCGTCGCTCGGGAGCGCGCTTGCCCTCGTCTCCGAACTCCGGTGGTACATCCAGCGCTACGTCGAGGAGGTTCTCTTCGAGCCCGGAGACGGTGTATTCTGTTCTTCCGGGCTTGCCCGGCAGATCTACGAGCGGGACGTGATGCCCGCAGAACCGTGGAGGTACCGTTGCCTCTACCGGATCTCCAGCGACCATATGATCGACACCATATGGATGGACGAAGGCACGACGCCGGAGGCGTATGCCGACCGGACGGAGCCTGAGGATACGGTGCTCGAGGTCTGGTGCGCCGAAGAGGAGTACCCCGCAGAGTAG
- a CDS encoding proteasome-activating nucleotidase — MSDMDETIGSTPGSEHDMLTLQIQDLKAQILDYKLKNELLEKELLQLRKENAQLKRVPLFVAAVVDVLENGEVYLRQQGNNQEYVTTVSEKLYRTLKPGMKVAVNNTLSIVKTIGNIYDARVRVMELDEQPSVTFEQVGGLKEEIEEVREAVEYPLTKPEIYERVGVEPPKGILLYGPPGTGKTLIAKAVARQSQARFIRMSGSELVHKYIGEGAQLVRELFILARERAPAIVFIDEIDAIGSMRTNDGTSGSAEVQRTLMQLLAEMDGFDNRGDVKIVAATNRIDILDRALLRPGRFDRMIEIPLPDHQGRLAILKIHTQHMNIGEDVNLAEVSRLTEGKNGADLRAICMEAGMFAIRMERDTVNSDDFMKAIDKLSVDFDRHHFHTTFGEMFA; from the coding sequence ATGAGTGACATGGACGAAACCATTGGCAGCACTCCCGGCAGCGAGCACGATATGCTCACTCTCCAGATCCAGGACCTGAAGGCCCAGATCCTGGACTACAAACTCAAGAACGAGTTGCTGGAAAAGGAGCTTCTGCAGCTCCGGAAAGAGAACGCCCAGTTAAAGCGGGTGCCGCTGTTTGTTGCCGCTGTGGTCGATGTACTTGAGAACGGCGAAGTGTATCTCCGGCAGCAGGGCAACAACCAGGAATACGTCACTACGGTCAGCGAGAAACTCTACCGCACCCTCAAACCCGGAATGAAGGTGGCGGTGAACAACACCCTCTCCATCGTCAAGACGATCGGCAACATCTACGATGCGAGAGTCAGGGTGATGGAACTCGACGAGCAGCCGAGCGTGACGTTCGAGCAGGTCGGCGGCCTGAAGGAGGAGATCGAGGAGGTCCGGGAAGCGGTCGAGTACCCGCTCACGAAGCCCGAGATCTACGAGCGCGTGGGCGTGGAGCCCCCGAAGGGCATCCTCCTCTACGGCCCGCCCGGCACAGGGAAGACCCTGATTGCAAAGGCGGTTGCCCGCCAGTCCCAGGCCCGGTTCATCAGGATGTCCGGGAGCGAACTCGTCCACAAGTACATCGGGGAGGGCGCGCAGCTCGTGCGCGAGCTCTTCATCCTCGCCCGGGAGCGCGCCCCGGCCATCGTCTTCATCGACGAGATCGACGCGATCGGGAGCATGCGCACGAACGACGGGACCTCCGGGAGCGCCGAGGTCCAGCGGACGCTGATGCAGCTCCTCGCGGAGATGGACGGGTTCGACAACCGCGGCGACGTCAAGATCGTCGCGGCGACGAACCGGATCGATATCCTCGACCGCGCCCTCCTTCGCCCGGGCCGGTTCGACCGGATGATCGAGATCCCGCTCCCCGATCACCAGGGAAGGCTCGCGATCTTAAAGATCCACACCCAGCACATGAACATCGGCGAGGACGTCAACCTCGCGGAGGTTTCGCGGCTCACCGAGGGCAAGAACGGCGCCGACCTCCGGGCGATATGCATGGAAGCGGGGATGTTCGCCATCAGGATGGAGCGCGATACGGTCAACAGCGACGACTTCATGAAGGCGATCGACAAACTCTCGGTGGACTTCGATCGCCACCACTTCCACACCACCTTCGGCGAGATGTTCGCCTGA
- a CDS encoding DUF126 domain-containing protein yields MQGRSISRGIGTGELLVSSEPISFLSGVDPETGIVVEHGHPLEGQSVAGRVLAFPYGKGSTVGSYVIYALKQNGLAPAAIINTEAEPIIAVGAIIAGIPLVDRLPPEFSSLPPGTTVTVNGDSGEVSCDGAS; encoded by the coding sequence ATGCAAGGCAGAAGCATATCCAGGGGTATCGGAACCGGAGAACTCCTCGTTTCGTCCGAACCCATATCGTTCCTCTCCGGCGTCGACCCCGAAACCGGCATCGTCGTCGAGCACGGCCACCCGCTCGAAGGCCAATCCGTCGCCGGGAGGGTGCTGGCCTTCCCGTACGGGAAGGGCTCGACGGTCGGATCCTACGTGATCTACGCGCTGAAACAGAACGGGCTCGCCCCCGCCGCGATCATCAATACGGAGGCCGAACCGATCATCGCGGTCGGGGCAATCATCGCGGGGATCCCTCTGGTCGACCGCCTTCCGCCGGAGTTCTCCAGCCTCCCGCCCGGCACCACCGTGACGGTGAACGGAGATTCGGGTGAGGTCTCCTGCGACGGGGCTTCGTGA
- a CDS encoding J domain-containing protein → METHYEILGVSTDATSDEIRAAYRRLAKRYHPDINHDPDAGERFIAIQQAYETLIDPDARARYDLALRGGGTAGPHDPFQRYHPDGQTVRMRGFSWSGQAPASWTGRIGVMLLLFLGGVLIVFMLVLSLLSRAVFGGRQQQDS, encoded by the coding sequence GTGGAGACTCATTACGAGATCCTGGGCGTCTCCACTGACGCCACGTCCGACGAGATCCGGGCGGCCTACCGGAGGCTCGCGAAACGGTATCACCCGGACATAAACCACGACCCGGATGCAGGCGAGCGGTTCATCGCGATCCAGCAGGCGTACGAGACGCTGATCGACCCCGACGCCCGGGCGCGCTACGACCTCGCGCTCCGTGGCGGCGGCACGGCAGGGCCGCATGACCCGTTCCAGCGGTACCACCCCGACGGGCAGACGGTCCGGATGCGGGGGTTCTCGTGGAGTGGGCAGGCACCGGCTTCCTGGACCGGCAGAATCGGCGTCATGCTCCTCCTCTTCCTCGGGGGAGTCCTGATCGTCTTCATGCTCGTCCTGTCGCTCCTCTCTCGTGCTGTCTTTGGCGGCAGACAGCAGCAGGACTCCTGA
- a CDS encoding rubredoxin, giving the protein MEKVKRYRCKYCNYIYSPMRGEPHRGIPAGTAFEDLPEDYVCPVCGATGKGQIGKWGFELWEPTKYVCKICGYVYDKKRGEPLRGYPKGTAFEDLPEDYVCPICGMDPQITKFHGPVGKSQFEPILDV; this is encoded by the coding sequence ATGGAGAAAGTGAAACGATACCGGTGCAAGTACTGCAACTACATCTACTCCCCGATGCGGGGCGAACCCCACCGCGGCATTCCGGCGGGTACCGCGTTTGAAGACCTGCCGGAGGACTACGTATGTCCGGTCTGCGGCGCAACCGGAAAAGGACAGATCGGGAAGTGGGGATTCGAACTCTGGGAGCCGACCAAGTACGTCTGCAAGATCTGCGGCTACGTCTACGACAAAAAACGCGGCGAACCCCTCCGTGGCTACCCAAAAGGCACCGCATTCGAGGATCTGCCGGAAGACTACGTATGCCCGATCTGCGGGATGGATCCGCAGATCACGAAGTTCCACGGCCCGGTCGGCAAATCGCAGTTCGAACCCATCCTGGACGTCTGA
- a CDS encoding tetratricopeptide repeat protein, producing the protein MDFFSNILGQGKNANPSIQQGTSQFEAGNYSEAVKSFEKALKIEPENGFARLYMGRALACLGRDGEAAEWLKKAIESAPDDAGTLRVLGHVLARTGEYEEAAGCFAQIVEGEPADTNASYWHGEMLERLGRYAEAASAYTRALAGDPENIVLRERCGRMFERAGDYREAAACFEKVLRTNPGSTDLLARIGAAYLYQGAHSKAAGMFDRTLDTEPGNIDALYGKARALEYLGRFQEAADCCGEIVAVEPENVPAWYHRGSMLFRAGKHGEALECFEKVALADPDHVPVRYAMGMVYDALGRYERAVKSFDHILKHDQGQVQVWYARGMALFRLGQYTEAIRSFDRVLESRATTGMKWIGDGTDLALFERDEAGAPRRQKPLKFDALNELVHNCRGTALLHLGRYAEAQKDFERVLEAEPGNVSILQRSGTALLHLGRYEEAVRCLDAVLEKEPHNAVAVSMKADALINLGRHDDALACLGSVRGAGGDEPHLLYRKGDALLHLGRYAEAAETFEALLNVNPGDAAGENSRGEALMHLGRYEEALACYDGALSADPADRAALLGRSTALERLGRYEEALGSIDRLTQAGHGDTGTILRKAWILEALGRYDAAVGCYEALLAADPKAGGYSAGLGFVLAMLGRYEEAAGRFKGVTLADPENFFAWFNRGRALERMGQYADAAECYAKVTEGRPEDTGACFALAVTLARLGKHQKAIECCDRVLAADASNAAVARIRADMLEAVGKHEEAAEAYERYLKGSPDDRDARMAFGMALERDGKFSDAIKQYALVLEGDERDTEAWYTLESALVHMGRYEEALECSDSIVEASPENRAAWQRRGEVFMWLGRYADAVECFEKVIEADPADVLTLRRLGEAHEKAGRYENALVAYTQVLDREPTSIETLHARSSALIHLGRYKEAVKSIDKIIVIQDENPAALFMRGTVLEKAGRYDDALASYEKALSIDPKNAAIWNATGTLKDALGLHEEAVKAFDKAVELGGEDIHAWLAKGLALSHLGKPDRAAACFDRVLEAEPRHARAWYLKGRALDKQGRFADAVECFGKALENGGGGEE; encoded by the coding sequence ATGGATTTCTTCAGTAATATTCTGGGTCAGGGGAAGAACGCAAACCCCTCGATACAGCAGGGGACGTCTCAGTTCGAGGCCGGAAACTACAGCGAGGCGGTGAAGAGTTTCGAGAAGGCGCTCAAGATAGAGCCTGAGAACGGATTTGCCCGGCTGTATATGGGGCGGGCGCTCGCCTGTCTCGGCAGGGACGGCGAAGCCGCCGAGTGGCTGAAGAAGGCCATCGAGTCGGCTCCCGACGATGCCGGGACGCTCCGGGTGCTGGGGCATGTCCTCGCCAGAACCGGCGAGTACGAGGAGGCGGCGGGGTGTTTCGCACAGATCGTCGAAGGAGAACCCGCGGATACGAATGCCTCGTACTGGCACGGGGAGATGCTTGAACGGCTCGGACGGTATGCCGAGGCTGCATCGGCCTATACACGGGCGCTGGCAGGGGACCCGGAGAACATCGTCCTGCGGGAGAGGTGCGGGAGGATGTTCGAGCGGGCCGGGGACTACCGGGAAGCGGCGGCATGCTTCGAGAAGGTCCTCAGGACGAATCCCGGCAGCACCGATCTGCTTGCTCGCATCGGGGCAGCATACCTCTACCAGGGCGCTCACTCGAAAGCCGCCGGTATGTTCGACCGGACACTCGATACGGAACCGGGGAACATCGACGCGCTCTACGGCAAGGCCCGGGCGCTCGAGTATCTCGGCCGGTTCCAGGAGGCCGCCGACTGCTGCGGCGAGATCGTTGCCGTCGAGCCCGAAAACGTCCCCGCCTGGTATCACCGCGGCTCGATGCTCTTCCGCGCAGGAAAGCACGGAGAAGCGCTGGAGTGCTTCGAGAAAGTCGCCCTCGCGGACCCGGATCACGTCCCGGTGCGCTACGCCATGGGGATGGTCTATGACGCTCTCGGCCGCTACGAGCGGGCAGTCAAGAGCTTCGACCATATCCTGAAACACGACCAGGGTCAGGTCCAGGTATGGTACGCCCGCGGCATGGCACTCTTCCGTCTCGGCCAGTATACCGAGGCGATCCGGTCGTTCGACCGCGTGCTCGAGAGCCGGGCGACGACCGGGATGAAGTGGATCGGAGACGGCACCGACCTCGCGCTCTTCGAGCGGGACGAAGCGGGAGCGCCCCGGAGACAGAAACCGCTGAAGTTCGATGCGTTGAACGAGCTCGTCCACAACTGCCGGGGGACTGCGCTGCTCCACCTGGGCCGGTATGCCGAGGCACAGAAGGACTTCGAGCGTGTCCTTGAGGCAGAACCCGGAAACGTCTCAATCCTGCAGCGGAGCGGCACAGCGCTCCTCCATCTCGGCAGGTATGAGGAGGCAGTACGCTGCCTGGATGCGGTTCTTGAGAAAGAACCGCATAACGCCGTCGCCGTGTCGATGAAGGCGGACGCGCTCATAAACCTCGGCAGGCACGACGATGCGCTGGCGTGCCTTGGTTCGGTGCGGGGAGCCGGCGGCGACGAACCCCATCTCCTGTACCGGAAGGGAGACGCTCTCCTCCATCTTGGACGGTATGCGGAGGCGGCAGAGACATTCGAAGCCCTCCTCAACGTCAATCCAGGGGATGCGGCGGGGGAGAACAGCAGGGGAGAAGCGCTCATGCATCTTGGACGGTACGAGGAGGCGCTCGCCTGCTACGACGGGGCGCTCTCGGCCGACCCGGCCGACCGTGCCGCTCTGCTCGGCCGGAGCACGGCGCTCGAACGCCTTGGACGGTATGAAGAGGCACTTGGATCCATCGACCGGTTGACGCAGGCCGGTCACGGGGACACCGGGACGATTCTTCGGAAAGCATGGATCCTCGAGGCCCTCGGCCGCTACGATGCAGCTGTCGGGTGTTACGAAGCCCTCCTTGCAGCCGATCCGAAAGCCGGGGGATACTCGGCAGGTCTCGGGTTTGTTCTCGCCATGCTCGGGCGGTATGAGGAGGCTGCCGGACGGTTCAAGGGGGTCACGCTTGCCGATCCGGAGAACTTCTTTGCGTGGTTCAACCGGGGCCGGGCGCTGGAGAGGATGGGGCAGTACGCGGATGCAGCCGAGTGCTACGCGAAAGTGACCGAAGGCCGGCCGGAGGATACCGGCGCATGCTTTGCGCTCGCCGTCACCCTCGCACGGCTCGGCAAACACCAGAAGGCGATCGAGTGCTGCGACCGGGTGCTCGCCGCCGACGCCTCGAACGCCGCGGTTGCAAGGATCCGGGCAGATATGCTCGAAGCCGTCGGCAAGCACGAAGAGGCGGCGGAAGCATATGAACGTTACCTGAAAGGCTCCCCCGATGACCGCGACGCCAGAATGGCGTTCGGCATGGCGCTCGAACGGGACGGGAAGTTCAGCGACGCGATCAAGCAGTACGCGCTGGTGCTCGAGGGCGACGAGCGCGACACCGAAGCATGGTACACCCTCGAGAGCGCCCTCGTGCACATGGGGCGGTACGAGGAGGCGCTCGAGTGTTCCGACAGCATCGTCGAGGCGAGCCCGGAGAACCGGGCTGCCTGGCAGCGGCGCGGCGAGGTCTTCATGTGGCTCGGCCGCTACGCCGACGCGGTGGAGTGCTTCGAGAAGGTGATCGAAGCCGATCCGGCCGATGTTCTCACCCTGCGAAGGCTCGGCGAGGCTCACGAGAAGGCCGGCAGGTACGAGAATGCCCTCGTCGCCTACACGCAGGTGCTCGACCGGGAACCGACCAGCATCGAGACTCTCCATGCCCGCTCGTCGGCCCTCATCCACCTCGGGCGATACAAAGAGGCGGTCAAGTCGATCGACAAGATCATCGTTATCCAGGACGAGAACCCCGCCGCGCTCTTCATGCGGGGGACGGTGCTCGAGAAGGCGGGCAGGTACGACGACGCCCTCGCGAGCTACGAGAAAGCGCTCTCGATCGACCCGAAGAACGCGGCCATCTGGAACGCGACGGGAACGCTCAAGGATGCGCTGGGACTGCACGAAGAAGCCGTCAAAGCGTTTGACAAGGCCGTCGAGCTGGGTGGGGAAGACATCCATGCCTGGCTCGCGAAGGGGCTCGCTCTCAGCCACCTGGGCAAACCCGACCGGGCGGCTGCCTGCTTCGATCGCGTTCTCGAGGCCGAACCCCGCCATGCCCGGGCATGGTACCTGAAAGGGAGAGCGCTCGACAAGCAGGGCAGGTTTGCCGACGCGGTGGAGTGCTTCGGAAAAGCGCTCGAGAACGGGGGCGGAGGTGAAGAATAA
- a CDS encoding FKBP-type peptidyl-prolyl cis-trans isomerase, with protein MRGRKAYSVLLLIACVLALCSGCVAGNREGERVKSGDAVLVHYTGTLDNGTVFDSSAGREPLRFTVGTGRVIPGFDEGVVGMQVGEEKTLQIPADRAYGPYREDLIFAIDPAGIAGVENLTVGDQVGLSLQNGQMLPAKVVAVSADAVTVDANHHLAGEDLTFSVRLVEIV; from the coding sequence ATGAGGGGAAGGAAGGCGTACAGCGTCTTGCTGCTGATCGCGTGCGTCCTGGCTCTCTGCTCGGGCTGTGTCGCAGGCAACCGCGAAGGGGAGCGGGTGAAGTCCGGGGATGCGGTGCTGGTTCACTACACCGGCACCCTCGATAACGGGACGGTCTTCGACAGTTCCGCCGGGCGCGAACCGCTCCGCTTTACCGTCGGCACCGGCCGGGTGATCCCGGGGTTCGATGAAGGTGTCGTCGGGATGCAGGTTGGTGAGGAGAAGACCCTTCAGATCCCGGCCGACCGGGCGTACGGGCCGTACCGCGAGGATCTCATCTTCGCCATCGATCCTGCCGGAATCGCCGGCGTGGAGAACCTGACGGTCGGCGATCAGGTCGGATTATCCCTGCAGAATGGGCAGATGCTGCCCGCAAAGGTCGTCGCCGTATCGGCCGATGCGGTCACCGTCGATGCGAACCACCACCTCGCGGGCGAGGATCTCACGTTCAGCGTCCGTCTCGTCGAGATTGTGTAG
- a CDS encoding hemolysin family protein: MPPATDIAIIVLLILANGFFSMAEFALISARTARLQKKAAEGDAGAAAAIELADDPTQFLSTIQIGITLVGILAGAFGGATLAGPLAEEFAKFPLIAPYSGPLAVATVVAVITYLTLVIGELVPKRVAMTNADRIASLVSRPVRFLSLVAAPLVRLLSASTEGVLMLLRVRQPSGPEVTEEDVRVLIGQATRAGVFEEAEQDMVESVFRLGDRRVSVLMTPRPDIVAVDVEDPVEENWQKMVDSRHVYFPVYRDHLDNLLGTVSVRSLWARMIAGEPPDLLKAIEPAFFVPETVPALSVLDEFKTSGARIALVTDEYGSIQGLVTIHDIMESIVGDIPSAEYPPEGTAIRREDGSWLLDGMLPVDEFHDLLDVTATLPGEGRGYYQTVGGFVMMYLERTPNTGDRFTWNSLRFEVLDMDGHRVDKVLVTPMGDGKTKNE, from the coding sequence ATGCCACCTGCCACCGATATCGCGATCATCGTTCTCCTGATCCTCGCGAACGGCTTCTTTTCGATGGCGGAGTTTGCGCTCATCTCTGCACGAACGGCACGCCTGCAGAAGAAAGCAGCGGAAGGCGACGCCGGGGCCGCCGCCGCCATCGAACTTGCCGACGATCCGACGCAGTTCCTCTCCACCATCCAGATCGGCATCACCCTCGTCGGGATCCTGGCCGGAGCGTTCGGAGGGGCGACGCTCGCGGGGCCTCTTGCGGAAGAATTTGCTAAATTTCCCTTGATCGCGCCATACAGCGGCCCGCTCGCGGTCGCAACTGTCGTTGCCGTCATCACCTACCTGACGCTTGTGATCGGCGAACTGGTGCCGAAACGGGTGGCCATGACCAACGCCGATCGGATTGCATCCCTGGTCTCGCGCCCGGTACGGTTCCTCTCGCTGGTTGCCGCACCGCTCGTCCGGCTGCTGAGCGCCTCGACCGAGGGGGTTCTCATGCTGCTCAGGGTTCGGCAACCTTCGGGGCCCGAGGTGACGGAGGAGGATGTCAGGGTTCTTATTGGGCAGGCCACCCGGGCGGGCGTCTTCGAGGAGGCGGAGCAGGATATGGTGGAGAGCGTCTTCCGCCTCGGCGACCGGCGTGTCAGCGTGCTGATGACTCCGCGGCCCGATATCGTGGCCGTGGACGTTGAAGACCCCGTCGAAGAGAACTGGCAGAAGATGGTGGATTCCCGGCATGTCTATTTCCCGGTCTACCGCGACCACCTTGACAACCTGCTCGGCACCGTCTCGGTCCGCAGCCTCTGGGCGCGGATGATCGCGGGCGAACCTCCCGACCTCTTGAAAGCAATCGAGCCCGCCTTCTTCGTGCCCGAGACTGTCCCGGCACTCTCGGTGCTCGACGAGTTCAAGACCTCCGGGGCACGAATCGCCCTCGTCACCGATGAGTACGGGAGTATTCAGGGGCTGGTTACCATCCACGACATCATGGAATCGATCGTCGGAGATATCCCGTCGGCAGAGTATCCCCCGGAGGGCACGGCAATTCGCCGTGAAGATGGGTCGTGGCTGCTCGACGGGATGCTCCCGGTCGACGAGTTCCACGATCTCCTTGACGTGACGGCTACCCTGCCCGGGGAGGGGCGCGGCTACTACCAGACGGTCGGTGGATTTGTGATGATGTATCTTGAGCGGACGCCGAATACCGGAGATCGGTTCACCTGGAACAGTCTCCGGTTTGAGGTGCTCGATATGGACGGTCACCGGGTCGATAAAGTGCTCGTGACCCCGATGGGGGACGGAAAAACAAAAAATGAGTAA
- a CDS encoding redoxin domain-containing protein, translating into MVVEVGEQAGYFSIPDQNGNTIRLSAFPGKRVVLSFHPLAWTRICAEQMKALEANRETFDALDAVALGISVDSVPCKRAWAGSLGIKKTRLLADFWPHGAVAQMYGVFDSQKGYSRRANVVVDEVGRIIFVAEYTATTVPDMQDVLDALRVPEKSRRAEERAPEI; encoded by the coding sequence ATGGTGGTCGAAGTCGGCGAGCAGGCCGGGTATTTCTCGATACCGGACCAGAACGGGAACACGATCCGATTATCGGCGTTCCCGGGGAAACGGGTTGTCCTCTCGTTCCATCCGCTGGCATGGACCCGCATCTGTGCCGAACAGATGAAGGCGCTCGAAGCGAACCGGGAGACGTTCGACGCCCTCGATGCCGTCGCCCTCGGCATCAGCGTGGACTCCGTCCCCTGCAAACGGGCGTGGGCGGGGAGCCTCGGTATCAAGAAGACCCGGCTCCTTGCGGATTTCTGGCCGCACGGTGCCGTGGCGCAGATGTATGGCGTCTTCGATAGCCAAAAAGGCTACTCCCGGCGGGCGAACGTCGTCGTCGATGAGGTGGGGCGCATCATATTCGTCGCGGAATACACGGCGACGACGGTGCCCGATATGCAGGATGTCCTCGACGCTCTCCGCGTGCCGGAGAAGAGCAGGCGAGCGGAGGAGCGGGCGCCGGAGATATAG
- a CDS encoding sodium-dependent transporter, protein MEREQWSSTLGFILAGIGSAVGIGNIWRFPYIVGVNGGGAFLIPYLIAVFLFGLPLMVLELAIGRSTGTSVISAFRSIQQRFTAAGLVIVAVAGLVLGYYLVITGWVLAYALSFAFNRPIEFDTFTGSYLPLVFFLLSGVAVYVTVRSGVREGIERLSRYLIPALLVILLFLVAFSLTEPGAFEGIEFYLSPDFSRLTDPAVWIAAFGQAFFSLSVGMGVLLTFGSYLGKEALFRNAGIIAVADMLIAILAGLVIFPLVFTAGLDPAAGVNLAFITLPTAFTQIQYGMLLGALFFLMLFAAALTSAVSMLEVPTAALMDSYGYPRKRATLLVFAAIMLLGLPSALSYTALNLEVLGTPFLDLADYMFGTIGLIVAGLIVSVVGGWFMSRTRICAEIGGCGWQQRAYMALIRYGVPAILLITLIGSFFRVAG, encoded by the coding sequence ATGGAACGGGAACAATGGTCGTCAACCCTGGGGTTCATCCTTGCAGGCATCGGCTCGGCTGTAGGAATAGGGAACATCTGGCGGTTCCCCTACATCGTGGGCGTTAACGGGGGCGGCGCGTTCCTGATCCCGTACCTGATCGCCGTCTTCCTCTTCGGCCTCCCCCTGATGGTGCTGGAACTCGCCATCGGTCGCTCGACGGGGACATCGGTCATCTCCGCCTTCCGCTCGATACAGCAGCGGTTCACCGCCGCAGGCCTTGTCATCGTCGCCGTCGCCGGCCTGGTCCTCGGCTACTACCTCGTGATCACGGGCTGGGTGCTCGCATACGCGCTCTCCTTCGCCTTCAACCGGCCGATAGAGTTCGATACGTTTACGGGCTCTTACCTCCCGCTCGTCTTCTTCCTCCTCTCGGGGGTTGCGGTCTATGTGACGGTTCGTTCCGGGGTCAGGGAGGGGATCGAGAGGCTCTCCCGGTACCTCATCCCGGCCCTCCTCGTGATCCTCCTCTTTCTCGTAGCCTTCTCGCTCACCGAGCCCGGAGCCTTCGAGGGGATCGAGTTCTACCTCTCCCCCGACTTCTCCAGGCTGACTGACCCCGCCGTCTGGATCGCGGCCTTCGGGCAGGCCTTCTTCTCGCTCTCCGTGGGCATGGGCGTCCTGCTCACCTTCGGGAGTTACCTCGGGAAAGAGGCCCTCTTCCGGAACGCCGGCATCATCGCCGTTGCCGATATGCTGATTGCGATCCTTGCCGGGCTCGTGATCTTTCCCCTGGTCTTCACCGCGGGCCTTGACCCCGCGGCCGGGGTGAACCTCGCGTTCATCACCCTGCCCACGGCCTTTACACAGATCCAGTACGGGATGCTGCTCGGAGCGCTCTTCTTCCTGATGCTCTTTGCCGCGGCGCTCACCTCGGCGGTCTCCATGCTCGAGGTTCCGACGGCGGCGCTGATGGACTCCTACGGCTACCCCCGGAAGCGTGCCACGCTCCTTGTCTTCGCTGCAATCATGCTCCTCGGGCTCCCGTCCGCTCTCAGTTACACCGCCCTGAACCTCGAGGTCCTCGGGACACCGTTCCTCGACCTTGCCGACTACATGTTCGGGACGATCGGCCTCATCGTCGCCGGGCTGATCGTGAGCGTCGTCGGGGGATGGTTCATGAGCCGAACCCGGATCTGTGCGGAGATCGGCGGTTGCGGGTGGCAGCAGAGAGCCTATATGGCGCTCATCCGATACGGCGTTCCGGCAATCTTACTGATCACGCTTATCGGGAGTTTCTTCCGGGTTGCGGGATGA
- a CDS encoding N-formylglutamate amidohydrolase encodes MNGRYPFLVSIPHGGTAIPPELRGLVNLTRKEIVFNSDPHTRLLYGFDDTVEAVVDFDVSRIFVDTNRAPYDYPPRTQDGVVKVITQDGTPVFKRGQTPGRELIGTLLQYYYHPFHKQLAGALDTRPIEIAFDCHSMLPRSPPVRMDAGRPRPLFCLSNRGDRNGRPKGAGGLVTCPPEWLQALTRSFQAEFEGEGRVAMNDPFRGGFISVAHYRRRRIPWVQVEINRGLYETEGREVDEARLVELRGRIFSTLAGFWDEVSG; translated from the coding sequence ATGAACGGAAGGTATCCGTTCCTCGTCTCGATCCCTCACGGCGGCACCGCCATCCCGCCCGAACTCCGCGGTCTCGTCAACCTCACGCGAAAGGAGATTGTCTTCAATAGCGATCCCCACACCCGCCTCCTCTACGGGTTCGACGATACGGTGGAGGCGGTGGTCGACTTCGACGTCTCAAGGATCTTTGTCGATACCAACCGGGCGCCCTACGACTACCCGCCAAGGACGCAGGACGGCGTGGTCAAGGTCATCACGCAGGACGGAACCCCGGTCTTCAAGAGAGGGCAGACCCCCGGCAGGGAACTGATAGGCACCCTCCTGCAGTACTACTACCACCCCTTCCACAAACAACTGGCCGGGGCGCTCGATACCCGGCCGATCGAGATCGCCTTCGACTGCCACAGCATGCTGCCGAGATCACCGCCGGTCAGAATGGACGCCGGACGCCCCCGCCCGCTCTTCTGCCTGAGCAACAGGGGCGACCGGAACGGGAGACCGAAAGGGGCGGGCGGTCTCGTGACCTGCCCCCCGGAGTGGCTCCAGGCGCTCACCCGGTCGTTCCAGGCGGAGTTTGAGGGTGAGGGGCGGGTTGCGATGAACGATCCCTTCCGGGGCGGGTTCATATCGGTGGCGCACTACCGGCGGCGGCGGATCCCCTGGGTTCAGGTCGAGATCAACCGCGGCCTCTACGAGACCGAAGGCCGCGAGGTCGATGAGGCACGGCTCGTTGAACTCCGGGGGAGGATCTTCTCGACCCTTGCCGGGTTCTGGGACGAGGTTTCGGGATGA